The following proteins come from a genomic window of Malus domestica chromosome 02, GDT2T_hap1:
- the LOC103406866 gene encoding KRR1 small subunit processome component-like, whose protein sequence is METKEERSFMDKVIIKWYEDPEVLQMVKKRVSTATAMMEIDSMKDVTAGQKKVKWFENPEILQILKTMFDPWLNEDGMPDATSFFSRCPRGFEEKLVRLYYRDDPDIRRMTDKRWGPQLDEDGKPEGPSLRRIYPKCFEKDLLEAWPTLKSTLEEYGILCIIDLVFCNLVFRTTKKTDPDIIPKARDLVDLLSKSIPIPLAMKVLGEIQYEMIRIGHISGGLCIKFGITRDQYVERRKLLMGPSGLEAIAAQLDCHVFFREDYIIALGPLRWLKLVKKIAGDCILHKVRPTCIINTMKRDARVMQSFKHLHL, encoded by the exons ATGGAGACCAAAGAGGAGAGAAGCTTCATGGATAAGGTAATAATCAAGTGGTACGAAGATCCAGAAGTCCTCCAGATGGTGAAGAAGAG GGTTTCAACAGCGACAGCGATGATGGAGATCGACAGCATGAAGGACGTCACTGCTGGTCAGAAGAAAGTCAAGTGGTTCGAGAATCCAGAGATCCTCCAAATACTGAAGACGATGTTTGATCCTTGGCTGAACGAAGATGGCATGCCTGACGCCACCTCTTTCTTCAGCCGTTGCCCTAGAGGCTTTG AAGAGAAGTTGGTGCGGCTCTACTATCGAGATGATCCAGACATCCGCCGTATGACGGACAAGAGGTGGGGCCCTCAACTGGACGAAGATGGCAAGCCTGAAGGCCCCTCTCTACGCAGGATCTATCCAAAATGCTTTG AAAAAGATTTGCTTGAAGCTTGGCCGACGTTGAAATCTACTTTAGAAGAATACGGCATTTTATGCATAATTGATctg GTTTTTTGTAACCTAGTATTCAGAACAACCAAGAAAACAGACCCAGATATTATTCCCAAGGCCAGGGATCTTGTTGACCTTTTATCAAAGAGTATTCCTATACCTCTg GCAATGAAAGTCCTGGGTGAAATTCAGTATGAAATGATCAGGATTGGGCATATAAGTGGTGGTCTTTGCATAAAATTTGGGATCACGCGG GACCAATATGTCGAACGACGGAAGCTTCTCATGGGTCCCTCAGGCTTAGAG GCAATTGCAGCACAGCTAGACTGCCATGTTTTCTTCCGC GAAGATTATATCATTGCTTTAGGTCCATTGCGTTGGTTGAAATTAGTAAAGAAAATTGCGGGAGATTGCATTCTTCACAAAGTGCGTCCGACTTGCATTATCAACACGATGAAACGTGACGCGCGAGTGATGCAGAGTTTTAAGCATTTGCATTTATGA